In a single window of the Raphanus sativus cultivar WK10039 chromosome 9, ASM80110v3, whole genome shotgun sequence genome:
- the LOC108823652 gene encoding uncharacterized protein LOC108823652 has translation MRRSSAKRDTSFLEQLILYVAGAAFTSLSLYVCARHFDPNREASNKALKHKRELAKRLGRPLIQTNQYEDVIACDVINPQNIDVEFDSIGGLESIKQALYELVILPLKRPELFAYGKLLGPQKGVLLYGPPGTGKTMLAKAIAKESGAVFINVKVSNLMSKWFGDAQKLVAAVFSLAEKLQPAIIFIDEVDSFLGQRRATDNEAMANMKTEFMALWDGFTTDQNARVMVLAATNRPSELDEAILRRFPQAFEIGMPDLKERAQILEVVLKGERVEPGIDHDRIAGLCEDYTGSDIFELCKKAAYFPIREILEEEKKGREVSAPRPLTQLDLEKVLATSKKTQVAASEYSGSSSHASVWRSPRDSEEVQAAINGISKLFVPRIVNHQSDSQDSSQRDPEGGSE, from the exons ATGAGGAGATCTTCGGCAAAGAGGGACACAAGTTTCTTAGAGCAATTGATTCTCTACGTCGCGGGCGCTGCATTTACTAGCTTGTCTCTATACGTCTGCGCCCGTCACTTCGACCCCAATCGTGAAGCTTCCAATAAGGCCCTCAAGCATAAGAGAGAACTCGCCAAGCGTCTTGGTCGTCCTCTTATCCAGACCAATCAATACGAG GATGTAATAGCTTGTGATGTAATAAACCCACAAAACATAGACGTGGAGTTTGATTCTATTGGAGGGTTAGAGTCGATCAAGCAGGCTTTGTACGAGCTTGTGATTCTACCGCTGAAAAGACCTGAGCTTTTTGCTTACGGGAAGCTGCTTGGACCTCAAAAGGGTGTTTTGCTCTATGGTCCTCCTGGTACCGGGAAGACCATGCTCGCCAAGGCTATTGCCAAAGAATCTGGAGCTGTTTTCATCAATGTCAAGGTTTCTAATCTCATGAGCAAGTGGTTCGGTGATGCACAGAAGCTTG TGGCTGCTGTGTTTAGCTTGGCGGAGAAACTCCAACCTGCCATTATTTTTATAGACGAGGTGGATAGTTTTCTTGGACAGCGCCGTGCGACGGATAATGAAGCGATGGCGAATATGAAGACTGAGTTTATGGCTCTCTGGGATGGGTTTACTACAGACC AGAACGCGAGGGTGATGGTTCTTGCTGCAACGAACAGACCTTCTGAGCTTGATGAAGCAATACTGAGACGGTTTCCTCAGGCGTTTGAGATCGGTATGCCTGACCTCAAGGAGAGAGCTCAGATATTGGAAGTTGTTTTGAAAGGAGAGAGGGTTGAACCGGGTATTGACCATGACCGTATAGCTGGGTTATGTGAAGACTATACCGGTTCGGATATCTTTGAACTCTGCAAGAAAGCAGCTTACTTCCCAATCAGAGAGATCCTGGAGGAGGAGAAAAAGGGCAGAGAAGTTTCA GCGCCTAGGCCATTGACACAGTTGGACTTGGAGAAGGTTCTTGCTACTTCTAAGAAGACACAGGTTGCTGCAAGCGAGTACTCTGGTTCAAGCTCTCATGCTTCGGTTTGGAGAAGTCCAAGGGATAGCGAGGAGGTACAAGCAGCTATAAATGGCATCTCGAAGCTCTTTGTCCCTCGGATTGTAAACCATCAGTCGGATTCCCAGGATTCAAGTCAGCGTGATCCAGAAGGAGGTTCagaatag
- the LOC108825734 gene encoding uncharacterized protein LOC108825734 isoform X2 has translation MSQLLRRLTKLSFRNKDVIRSVRLFSTSPCLALGFVWDDALGLVEGRSYIGKVLFFDPAKKEILEVPEKTVPQELFNSKLIGASQGWGFLSEQSNHNSVHISHLFNHLADSKSNTKKKMMIPLPPLNSIMLYGQTKVVWNVAMSSSSPHEEDCVVAIKFFGRQLSMCKPGRDLSWTNRLIPFDCSSENSNLMYSKRDQRFYLPAPGGKYLCSWDLHSNNNDPKFNELVFHNLPQLPHYAWEVLDSCIREDHWVESPCGQSFLVKWYSRIGNNDVMEMFLVFREEEEDQVTSKGTRNMCFTQDIGDLCIFLSKNDPFCVAASSCPGLIPNSIYMMGNCLTVCSLTDGTLGSFDPPKEMPFSHFWIPPFSV, from the exons ATGTCACAGCTTCTCCGCCGTCTCACCAAACTCTCGTTCCGGAACAAGGATGTAATT AGGAGCGTTCGTTTGTTTTCAACCAGTCCTTGTTTGGCACTCGGCTTCGTTTGGGATGATGCTTTGGGTTTGGTAGAAGGTCGCAGCTACATCGGAAAAGTCCTCTTTTTTGATCCGGCCAAGAAAGAGATACTCGAGGTCCCCGAGAAAACAGTTCCGCAAGAGCTATTTAACTCGAAACTGATTGGAGCTTCACAAGGATGGGGATTTTTATCTGAACAGTCCAATCATAACTCTGTACATATCAGCCACCTTTTTAACCATCTGGCTGATTCCAAATCAaacaccaagaagaagatgatgattccTCTGCCTCCGCTTAATAGTATTATGCTCTATGGTCAAACCAAAGTGGTTTGGAACGTGGCAATGTCTTCCTCTTCCCCTCATGAGGAAGATTGTGTGGTGGCTATCAAGTTCTTTGGTAGGCAACTGAGTATGTGCAAGCCTGGTCGTGACCTCTCTTGGACTAACAGACTAATCCCTTTCGACTGCTCCTCCGAGAACTCAAATCTCATGTATTCAAAGAGAGATCAAAGGTTCTATTTGCCTGCCCCTGGAGGCAAATACTTGTGCTCTTGGGATCTCCACTCCAATAACAACGACCCTAAGTTCAACGAGTTGGTGTTTCATAACCTTCCCCAGTTGCCACACTACGCTTGGGAGGTGTTAGATTCTTGTATCAGGGAGGACCACTGGGTGGAGTCACCTTGCGGTCAAAGTTTCCTTGtcaaatg GTATTCACGTATAGGAAACAATGACGTGATGGAGATGTTTCTGGTGTttagagaggaggaggaggaccaAGTCACATCAAAAGGAACAAGAAACATGTGTTTCACACAAGACATTGGAGATCTTTGTATCTTCCTTTCAAAGAACGATCCTTTTTGCGTTGCCGCAAGCTCTTGCCCTGGTCTCATTCCCAACTCCATCTACATGATGGGAAATTGCTTAACTGTTTGTTCTCTCACCGACGGAACTCTCGGTAGTTTTGATCCTCCCAAAGAGATGCCTTTCTCCCACTTCTGGATTCCTCCATTTTCTGTCTAG
- the LOC108825734 gene encoding uncharacterized protein LOC108825734 isoform X1, whose translation MSQLLRRLTKLSFRNKDVIKQRSVRLFSTSPCLALGFVWDDALGLVEGRSYIGKVLFFDPAKKEILEVPEKTVPQELFNSKLIGASQGWGFLSEQSNHNSVHISHLFNHLADSKSNTKKKMMIPLPPLNSIMLYGQTKVVWNVAMSSSSPHEEDCVVAIKFFGRQLSMCKPGRDLSWTNRLIPFDCSSENSNLMYSKRDQRFYLPAPGGKYLCSWDLHSNNNDPKFNELVFHNLPQLPHYAWEVLDSCIREDHWVESPCGQSFLVKWYSRIGNNDVMEMFLVFREEEEDQVTSKGTRNMCFTQDIGDLCIFLSKNDPFCVAASSCPGLIPNSIYMMGNCLTVCSLTDGTLGSFDPPKEMPFSHFWIPPFSV comes from the exons ATGTCACAGCTTCTCCGCCGTCTCACCAAACTCTCGTTCCGGAACAAGGATGTAATT AAACAGAGGAGCGTTCGTTTGTTTTCAACCAGTCCTTGTTTGGCACTCGGCTTCGTTTGGGATGATGCTTTGGGTTTGGTAGAAGGTCGCAGCTACATCGGAAAAGTCCTCTTTTTTGATCCGGCCAAGAAAGAGATACTCGAGGTCCCCGAGAAAACAGTTCCGCAAGAGCTATTTAACTCGAAACTGATTGGAGCTTCACAAGGATGGGGATTTTTATCTGAACAGTCCAATCATAACTCTGTACATATCAGCCACCTTTTTAACCATCTGGCTGATTCCAAATCAaacaccaagaagaagatgatgattccTCTGCCTCCGCTTAATAGTATTATGCTCTATGGTCAAACCAAAGTGGTTTGGAACGTGGCAATGTCTTCCTCTTCCCCTCATGAGGAAGATTGTGTGGTGGCTATCAAGTTCTTTGGTAGGCAACTGAGTATGTGCAAGCCTGGTCGTGACCTCTCTTGGACTAACAGACTAATCCCTTTCGACTGCTCCTCCGAGAACTCAAATCTCATGTATTCAAAGAGAGATCAAAGGTTCTATTTGCCTGCCCCTGGAGGCAAATACTTGTGCTCTTGGGATCTCCACTCCAATAACAACGACCCTAAGTTCAACGAGTTGGTGTTTCATAACCTTCCCCAGTTGCCACACTACGCTTGGGAGGTGTTAGATTCTTGTATCAGGGAGGACCACTGGGTGGAGTCACCTTGCGGTCAAAGTTTCCTTGtcaaatg GTATTCACGTATAGGAAACAATGACGTGATGGAGATGTTTCTGGTGTttagagaggaggaggaggaccaAGTCACATCAAAAGGAACAAGAAACATGTGTTTCACACAAGACATTGGAGATCTTTGTATCTTCCTTTCAAAGAACGATCCTTTTTGCGTTGCCGCAAGCTCTTGCCCTGGTCTCATTCCCAACTCCATCTACATGATGGGAAATTGCTTAACTGTTTGTTCTCTCACCGACGGAACTCTCGGTAGTTTTGATCCTCCCAAAGAGATGCCTTTCTCCCACTTCTGGATTCCTCCATTTTCTGTCTAG
- the LOC108826072 gene encoding uncharacterized protein LOC108826072 translates to MSQLLIRLSKLSSRNNNVFIHQCSRLFSTGPYLTLGTRVQEVSPSGCKTGDVLLFDPAKEQIVTLQGKTIPKELKDEEMIGASHGWSFFYDRRDRTVRVSDIFNPLASKSNPTVITLPRLTDLPCEQIEQVCNVAMSSSSPLGEQDCVVAIKFSGRQLSLCKLGRDRDLEWTNILTTLHCCENSYVMYSKRYERLYLLSRGGNHLLSYHLNSTTYVNPMHHQLVYRDHPELDQSEWEILSLCSRREYLVESSSSDERYVVKWYAHGSYSSVLNGIDYKTKRFMVFSVEETTEGKFMCYTEDTGDMCIFIATNEAFCIPASSCPGLKPSTIYFVGHGFGSYDLTTGDTHYFKAPGGIITTPYWLPPFSM, encoded by the exons atgtctCAGCTTCTCATCCGTCTCTCCAAGCTCTCTTCCCGGAACAACAATGTTTTC ATCCACCAGTGCTCTCGTTTGTTCTCCACCGGCCCGTACTTGACACTTGGTACTAGGGTTCAAGAAGTTTCGCCGAGCGGCTGCAAAACTGGAGATGTTCTCTTGTTTGACCCGGCCAAAGAACAGATAGTGACTCTCCAGGGCAAAACAATACCTAAAGAGCTCAAGGACGAAGAAATGATTGGAGCTTCCCACGGATGGAGTTTTTTCTATGACCGGCGTGATCGTACGGTACGGGTCAGCGACATTTTCAACCCTTTGGCATCCAAATCAAACCCCACCGTGATTACTCTGCCTCGGCTTACTGATCTCCCCTGTGAACAAATCGAACAAGTATGTAACGTAGCAATGTCGTCTTCCTCTCCTCTTGGTGAGCAAGACTGTGTAGTGGCTATCAAGTTTTCAGGTCGACAGTTGAGTCTGTGCAAGCTTGGTCGTGATCGTGACCTTGAGTGGACTAACATCTTAACCACTCTCCACTGCTGTGAAAACTCATATGTCATGTATTCGAAAAGATACGAGAGATTATACTTACTTTCTCGTGGAGGTAATCACTTGTTATCCTATCATCTCAACTCCACAACATATGTCAACCCTATGCACCATCAGTTGGTCTACCGCGATCATCCAGAGCTCGATCAGTCTGAGTGGGAGATTTTGAGTTTGTGTTCTAGGAGGGAATACCTTGTGGAGTCATCCTCTAGTGATGAACGTTACGTGGTCAAATG GTACGCTCATGGCTCCTACTCCTCGGTGTTAAATGGAATTGATTACAAAACAAAGAGGTTCATGGTGTTTAGTGTGGAGGAGACGACTGAAGGAAAATTCATGTGTTATACAGAGGATACTGGAGATATGTGCATTTTCATTGCAACTAACGAGGCTTTCTGCATCCCAGCTAGCTCATGCCCTGGTCTGAAACCTAGCACCATCTATTTTGTGGGACATGGCTTTGGTTCTTATGATCTCACTACTGGAGACACACATTATTTTAAAGCTCCCGGTGGTATTATCACCACCCCTTACTGGCTTCCTCCCTTTTCTATGTAA